ATCAGCTCAGTAATCACTACTAAGAGATTTAAGAATTGCGATTCCAGTTTGGGATTTTTATCCATGTATACCTTCTTTATCTTCAATCTCTTGGAGAAAGAATTGGTGATTTCGTTTGTGGGAAaatcctgcaaaaaaaaaaaaaaaaaaaacgcattTGATTAGCTCCAACAAAACGAGTAAATGCTGAAGAGTAAACGACAACTGGGTTTGAGATCTTCTACTTGTTTATAATCAAACACAACATCTTCTTTAACGTGAGAGTAAAGATTCTTTACCCACAATAgaaatttcaaacaaaatattcagagaataaaatgtaaaaaaaaaatctattctttttgaaacacgaatacaaatgaaaaataattttatagaagGGATGAATGAAAATCACGTGTAAATGTGGACATCAGTTGTCATCACTCTTTAAGATCACGTGATCTCCGACAAGATTCACTTGCCTCTCCAACCGTTCACCCAAAACGTTGTCGTATTATTCCTCAAAACGTAACAGTTAACGCGCTCGTTTGACCAATTAGCTGTACTGCTACCGCATTATCTAAAAGTCACTTTTATTGTTCCTTGCTCgacacaaaattaaatttgaccGGTTCCTAATCATCACCCCTGAACCGGCCAATTATCAGACGCCCCACACGGCAAGATCTGCTTGCATCCCCGGTTCAAACCGGAAAGTTAGGTTAATCAAGAAGACGATTAACAGCAAACCgccagattttttttaaaaagaatttccTCTTAAGCTTGtggtaaaatatttaaaactacaaAAGCATCATCGAAATAAAAAGTGTGAAAGGaaataaaggaaaaataaagttaaataaGCTCTGACTTTTTTTGGAAATGGAAGAATGCGTTTAACCTAGATGTAAGAGAAGAAAACTAAGGTGGCTGGCTCCGCCGTAATTGCCGAGGGAGATCAGTCCAGCGCATGGTGATTATTTGCCGGTGgattttgacaaagaaaaaaaaagagactaaCCAATCAAGAGCTAAGGCTTGAGAGAGATGGCTTCATCATAGAATAATCTCCGTTCGAAGATTAGTAGAGAATAATAAAAAGATGACACAGAGAGGAGAAAGATCATGACAGTTACGAACACGCGGCGGACGGCGAAATCCGATTTACCGAGaaaatcgaaaaaaataaaaaacccgCGAGATCGCATAGCGAAGAAAGGAGATGGAGAGAAGACTAAATCGAGTTGAATCGCtctaggagagagagagaaggtaCCTTAGATCCGGATACTGTAGACGTGGAGCAGCTAGCTAGGAGACTGGTGTCCTCGAATCCATCGGCCGAGGGAGACGCAGAACCGCCGACGCCGCCGCTTCCGGATCCGCCGCTCCAGGAGAGCGGAGTCTTCGGACTGCCTCTAGCGGAATACACATCCTTTTTCAACGAAACGGCAACGCCGCCGCCAAATCTTGAGGTCCGTGACCGCCGTTGACGGACTCCTCCCCACCGCAGCGGAGGAAGATTCGTCGCTGGATCTTCCGAAACAACCGTCCCCGCGTGCTTTAGTCGTATAAGAAGCTCTACCACCATCTCGTCGTCTGTCATCGCTGTCGCCACCCACTCGTCTTTGAGCACCGTCTTAGCCGCTGCTGCCGATATAACCTTCTTCATCACGCTAACTAATCAAATCTAAAGCTCCCGAAGAAAAAGGGAATCAGATACAATacaaaaggaggaggaggaggaggaggaggaggaggaggaggaggagacaagttACAGAAGAGAGACAGAGGGAAGTTGATTTTATCGAAATAGAGGAAGAAAAACGATAGTTGGATGGTGTTATATACGAGGCTCTCTCTATATTAttcctctttttctttattttcattttcattgtatttttatatattgattttttttttgcattttaagGTCGATGCGAAAATGCTAGATGGAGGGTATGGGATTTGC
This portion of the Raphanus sativus cultivar WK10039 unplaced genomic scaffold, ASM80110v3 Scaffold0053, whole genome shotgun sequence genome encodes:
- the LOC108821784 gene encoding uncharacterized protein LOC108821784, with the translated sequence MKKVISAAAAKTVLKDEWVATAMTDDEMVVELLIRLKHAGTVVSEDPATNLPPLRWGGVRQRRSRTSRFGGGVAVSLKKDVYSARGSPKTPLSWSGGSGSGGVGGSASPSADGFEDTSLLASCSTSTVSGSKDFPTNEITNSFSKRLKIKKSSELKYQEKLKLKERVDLENDIASLRASFDEQNVRNHRLKRIKLDLSSGRVKNETPQVDLIAKPQGESKSCRAEDNKTDSSENKDCFFFLPDLNMVPTEDEILYGTS